A region of the Mytilus galloprovincialis chromosome 1, xbMytGall1.hap1.1, whole genome shotgun sequence genome:
TCACTCCGTGTCTGGAAAAGACTGGAAACATATACCTAACTAAGATCCAACATCAACATCAACCACATACCTGGTAATACAATATGGTAATCACTCCGTGTCTGGAAAAGACTGGAAACATATACCTAACTAAGATCCAACATCAACATCAACCACATACCTGGTAATACAATATGGTAATCACTCCGTGTCTGGAAAAGACTGGAAACATATACATAACTAAGATCCAACATCAACATCAACCACATACCTGGTAATACAATATGGTAATCACTCCGTGTCTGGAAAAGACTGGAAACATATACATAACTAAGATCCAACATCAACATCAAATTATTGCAACTCGTCTTCAAATTGCCGCTATAGAGTTTcgatacagtaaaaaaaaaacataccgcaTAGTacgctacaaaaggccccgatatgaaaatttaaaactattgaaacgagaaaactaacggtctgattGGATTGCAAAAATTatgaacgataaacaaatatgatatacagctaCAAATGACAAACTTAACTCCCCCTCTCTATATccgagccttttatagctgactttacgGAACGAGTGTTTCTCATCGTTGGCCTATGattgctaacatccacttcatGTGAGTTCTGTTAGACAGTTGTATCTTTGGCGATCTAACCAGAACACTTCCGTTCGTCATTTTCTGAATTGAAACAGATTGTTTTCAATATTCATAAATTGTATacattgatatttttgaaatgtaaattgtttgaaaaaagtaaaatcacaaaattactaaactccgaggaagaTTCAAAAGAGAAGGTCCCATATAGCTATCAAATGgcacaaaatcaaaagctcaaacacatcaaacgtatggaTAACAACTATGTTATTTCGCGGATTTCAAAACTCAGTCGTTCCCAGGAAATGGCAGTCAATAAATAGCACTGAGTCTCAGTCTGGACAATTTtagaataaattttaaatgtcaCAACCAAATTAATCTATGAAAAAGAATTTGTAAAACGAGAGGGAAACGCTGGGATAACACTTAAttgtgtataaaagtaaaaaaaaaaaaaaaaagtatatctgAATAATACAAATCCTTTTGCTAACTAGATGATGGAAGAAAAAAACCTATTTGTACCAAAAGATCGCatcattaaagaaataaaaagaaaagtaccCAAGATTATAATTTACAAAAGCGGAATGAAAATCATTACGATGTATTACTGTATCAGACCAAAAAACTGAACCCACTTCTaaacttttaatatttaatatgttGTAAGAAGACAGGCTGTTATTAAATTCTTATATACACTAAATTAATAATTCATCATTGCAATAATAATTTGGTCATTCAGTTTAAAGTGTGTAATCTTTATATTGACCTTGGGTCATAATTGACGATGGTATATAAACTCCGTTATCCCAAATTAATTCAGTCAAATTTGCAACAAAATGAGGTGTACGTCATATTTAATTGTCTTTATTTTCTCTTTGTCTTTCTGTGTTGCAGATGATCCGTCTGGCTTTGCCGAATTTTTCCGAACAAACTTAAACGAATTTAATGACAAACCAATAACATTTTCATATCCTGTTCCAAGATGGCTAAAAGGAACATTGGTAAGTAAATATGATATAAGAGGGTAAGAAGCTTAATGCTATGTGTTCATTTTGGAGAAGACTAAACTTACTTGTGAAATCAGTTTCtggtctttttgtcttttttctcaattgaagATAGTTGAATTGATATGGTTGCGACATTCagaattttctttgtttttctttgtatttcCATATACAGGCAGCAACAAACTTTGTCGAACGTTTGGAAGTTTGATTACAAATAAATCCTTAGATTGTTTTTTCATCcaaaacttgaaattaaggaaacaacagacacgaatttgaaaaaaaacacgatcatctcagtaccagaatctataacaaacgagatgattttcattttgaaattatcaatttcttcCACCTTAGTcacaatataccaacttcacctgcataagGGATAAACATGTTCCAAGTAATTCTGTATTCCAAAACATGCAGcaactactcagactttgtaaaaacGTCTCCATTGTTTGAGCAGAAAGGTGATGAAATAGGGGGAATGTCATAGAACGTctcatttattttctaaaaaaagttccgATTGAAAGCCGTACAAAgacctttttgataaatattccgtatcaacttcacaaataatggTCTTGAAGTgtagattctgggtactgacgttgttcatCATCTTAGttatataattcttatttttgtcTGTATTAGTATTacatttactgtttagtctgtttttggtcttattcatttgacgtggctctgtacgtatgcatcccgtcattgtgtttttgttctatgataatttttgatTACATTTTTGCCTATTTTGTTCTAATATGCTTTATCTCTATATTACTTctgtgtttctttgttaaatgtgtcgtggctctgtacttatacatcttgtTGTTTTGCCATAgtatatgtttgtttacatatttgtttgtttttatagtgattacgataataacacaatgctgactgctgtccccctatttttgacatgtttacctattatgtccgTTTGTTTTCTTCACACATCGTTTTCCATAGAATGGaatttcatgcgactgtcataaaagtgcgagatttaactagctataaaaccaggtttaatccaccattttctcctTAGAAAATGACTGTACTAAGCCCGGATTaagacaattgttgtccattcgtttgatgtgtttgagcttttgattttgccaactGATTAGATactatccgttttgaattttccccggagaacaatatttttgtgattttacttttttcttcaaCACAGAAAATGTTCTGTTAAAGCTgtattttttaagtaaaaatattGCCAGTTAAAGATCGGAAACTGTGGAAATAGAAACACAtagttttattttgacaaaatcttTAACTTCTGTTCGTTTGTTATACACGACATGACTTTTAAGAATGTATCATATTCTCCCTACAACTATACCCCACTGAGAGATCCAAATACGAATTTTGAAGTGGTAATTTTATATAATCTTAACCAATTCgattaagttatttttttattatccttAACATGCCGAAAATCTCTATACATGGCAGATTAATAGAGCCAATTTTGGTGGGTTGGTGGGTTTTGGGGTGGGGCGGGTGATGTAGGAAGTCGTCTGGTTTTTTTCTGTCTTAAAAGAAACAATAATTTTcctttaaagttaaaacaaaaatagagTTTGTCATTGAAACAAACcctgttgttgtttttgttaggTTTGAAAATTCATACCCTGATGTATACAGTAAATTGAAGATTGCGTATATGTTCAATTCTGACACCTTGTCCATAACTCTGGTCTCCTCAAAATAAAGACTGTATAAAATGTACATATGAAATACATAGGAACCAAGTTAATAATAGTATGTGTTCTTCAACGGGTCAATATAATGAgaaaatataagtaaatttgttttaaattaatattcatttgatgtggctcagtacttatacatcccgtcattattCGAGATGGCTTGTAAAACTAAGATTTATTGGCAGTATTGACCAcagctttttattattaaacacaaatttaaatatgtacacATATAGATTCAACGATATATATTGTTCAACTAGATAGATTCATAGATGTATAGATCATTTTTTGGTTACCTCTGGCAACCTACAGATAACTAGATCGATAGATGTATGATCCTGGGATACAGCGATCAACTAACTTAGCTGTTGGATCCTGGGATACAGCGATccacaaaatgtacttttaatatcactaaaatatagACAACTGTAACTGTAGTTTATCACACGCAGCGAAGTTGCCAAATTGATTAGGTACGGTATATGTCAAACTCAACCGTACCGGATCAACCGCCACTAAAGTGGGGATGAAGCTGCGATAGGACTGTGGCCaatactgttttaaaattacttaaGATATACACATACTAGTACCAAATGTATCTGGATATGTATAAGAACCAgaacaaataaacatttcaagCGCACCTTGCAAATTATTCAGAAATATATCATTACCGAGGTCTGTCAAATGAACACCATCTTCCTTTAAAAAAGTACTATTAGGAAGAATAtctggatactttatataatgtcCCCCATTCTTTAACACGAATGATGCAATGGCACTATTTATCCTAATTCTGCATGCCATCATGCTATCCTGACTTATTGAATGACGCCAATTTGTTCTCGGTAAAATTTGAGACCAGACAATCGAACTATTGGGTAGATAACTTTGTACCTTCTCCAAGGTGGTCTTGATTTCATTCCTTAAAAACCCTAGTTTTGTCTTCCCCAAATCATTTCCAGCAATATGAAGGACAAGATATTTCAGCGCTTTTTCATATTTCATCAGTCTTTTTATTGTTGATTCCAAATCTTTTATACCCATGCCACCAAATTTTAACTCCTATTCTATGTAGACCTAAATTAACACCACATGTTCTACTTCTTGCATGTACAAATGCATTTCTTATCAAAGATGAGCCTACTATCCATACTGACACTTCTTGGCCtacaatttaatacatgtatgtattgacATGAAATATTCTAAATTGACCTTCAAATTCAacgaaatttattcaaaattgtggtATTCGTATATAACTTTTGAAAGTATCAGAACTCCAACGACCCATTACTTTAATTTGCTCGTCAGAAAAACCAAGCATAGTTGCTGAAGTAGCACTACCGATTCTAAATGAGTGCGTCCCATACTTTGATTGATCAAAACCAATATACCCCAGGGCTTGTTTTAGAATTCCTGAAAACTGATATCGAGTCATCGGAGAGCCATCAAAGTGGCAATATAATTGACCACTAATTCGAGGTCGAATCTTTAAATATTCTTGCAGTAATTTTACCGGACAAATTCCAACGCCACAAAAATTGAAATCCCTCGACCTAGCTGGTCTGTTTTTGAAGACGccaagtatatttttatattatgataAGTAACCtccacattttcaattttaatggcATGATTAGACCCTTCCCTGCCACATGCAGTTGTCATTTCACCAACTCGCAGAAATGCAAAAAATCCCATTGAAAAAGCACTATAAAATAAGACAGCTTCATATCTGGAGCTACAAAATGCGGGCaaaatctttataatattttttaacagatcTAAAGTAATAGGTAATCTACTGTCAGGTCTCTTTAACTTTGACCTTGCCATTCCATCAACCATTTTTCTTACAACAAATAATTGAGACATATCTTCGTAATTATTAATCTTATTATAAAAACTGATAGCTGAGATATAACATTTCACCGTAGATGGAGCCATGTCCAAGCAAGACATGTATGCAATGAACTGAGTAATGTGGTTCAATGGTATTGGAAAACTATGATCTAAATCAAAACTATCCCTAAATTTAGCCAAAGCATTTAAGGCTCGTTGATAAGCTTGAATTGTATTAGGAGCAAGCGAACAATTAATTAATCTGTTTGTTTCAGACTCAATATCAAATCTCTGAACTCTTCTGGGTTGTTTTCTGGAACCGACTCGGCCCCGGGTGCTAGTTCCCGGAATCTCTTCAACTGAAAACGAGAAATCGAGTCtgcaatttcatttttacaaccATCAATATGTTGTGCTTTAAACTGAATATTGTGTTGCATTGTAAAAAGAACAAGGGGACGAATAAATGCCATCAAACGCTTCGACTTGGCAGTTCTTTTATTGATAATGCTAACTAATGCCATATTGTCAATTCGAAATAAAATCTTTCGATTTTGGAAATTTGATGCCCATATAAACATAGCTAAAACAATTGGAACTAACTCTAAAAAAGTAATGTCCCTCATGATTGGCATATTTGACCATGCTTCCGGCCATTTATATTGTGCCCATTTACCATCAAAATATGCACCACAACCTAAATCAGAGTTACCACAGCTGTCAGTGTACAAATGCAACGTTTCATTTGTTATCCACGTGTTTTCTGATAGATAACAATCTCCGTTAAAATGTTCCAGAAAAATCAGCCAAATTTTTGCATCTTCTCTGAGATCATTATTTATTCTAATTGAATAAaaaggctttttattttttatagaccCTATGACATCATAAAACCTGCGAAGGAAAGCCCTAGACGAAGTAATCGCCCTTGAACAGAAAGCCATCAAACCCACTACTGATTCTAAGTCCTTGTGTGTAATCTTTTTATTCAACAAAATCGGTTCAAGTAAGGACTTTAGCTTTAACAATTTGTCTTGTGGTATTCTGACAACCATTTCAACAGTGTCAATGACCAATcctaaaaatttcaaagatgttACAGGTCCAACTGATTTTTCCGAAGCAATCGGAACACCTAGTTTCTCACAAATATCTGAAAAAGTGTCTAGCATCATTTGACATACAGGTGTATCCTCAGGGCCTCCAAATAAAAAATCATCCAAATAATGCACAAGTGATTTCACTCCACTCCGTTCAACTACTAACCAGTGTAAAAAGGTTGAAAACTTATTGAATAAATTACATGAAATTGAACATCCCATAGCCatacttttatttacaaagaACTTTTCATCAAAATAAATCCCTAATAATTCAAAATCTGATGGGTGCACTGGCAGCAAACGAAAAGCGGACTTTATGTCCCGTACTCCAATCAATGCAGACTTTCCGAGTGAGCTGACCATTTGTATAACTTCATCAAAAGATGCATATTGAACGGAACATTCATCGCGATCAATAAAATCGTTGACCCCGGAACCTTCCGGATATGATAAATGAGATATTAACCTCCAACCTTTCTCTTTTGGTACTAGACCGATAGGAGAAGTCCTAAGAGTAGAAATAGGCTTTTCTAAAAAGGGACCAGCCATCCTACCCGCTTTTACCTCCTGATCTAACTTATCCAACGTTTCAACTTTATGACAATTTGCCGACTGTAAatttttggaaataaaagaaattctCAGACCTGAATATTTCAAACGAAAACCACATAAAAATCCTTCATATAATTCTTTTGCTACACCTGCATTCGGATATGCCCTCAGCATATTTTTCAAAACACCAATCTTAATAGGGGTTCTACCAATTCGCCATAGTTCTGATATTTGGTCTAGATCTTGTTTGTGTGAACTGTGTGGCATTTCTTTGGGGAAATCTGACTCTTGACTCGGCGCTCCTTGGGCGAAATTGAAACTGGGGCCCTGCTCTATACTGAGACCCGGGTGCCCGAAACTGAAACTGAGAGCCCGTGTTATATTGTGTATTACCAACATGTGGTCTCACATTTCCCAGTTGTCTTTGACAGTTTATAATTGGATGTGAACCATTACACCTTAAACACAAATGGCTATAAAAGCAAGGTCTTTTCCAACAGCTTCCCTCATAGTTATAACTATAGCATTTGTTCCCATGACCACTACTGTCTTGAATATTACTATTAGATACATTTAAGGACACATTTGAGATAGTATTCACTGGTTGCATACAACCAAAGCTCATTGTCTATATTACTCCATACACTGGATGGTTCATGAGCTTTTCTTAGTCTATATTGCTCATCATAATTTTTCCAACCCATACCTTGGTTTCTTTGAGCCCCAAGGTGTATTGTGTGCATGTATTTTAACAGTTCCTTAAATCGGTTTACGTGCACAGcacaatagatataaataaaaatgatgaaagcATCTGTCCActtttcaatatttgtaatttttgattGTTGAGAAATGGGTTGTAAAATGAATCCCCCTTGAGCCCATGTCAACTTTTGTTTGTCAGAACCCGTGTTGACTGAATTATTTAATAGACAAGCTAAATCTATGAATTcccctttcaatattttttctttaaaagagggacgaaagataccaaagggacagccaaactcataaatctaaaacaaactgacaacgccatggctaaaaatgaaaaagacaaacagaaaaacaatagtacacatgacacaacatagaaaaccaaagaataaacaacacgaaccccaccaaaaactaggggtgatctcaggtgctccggaagggtaagcagatcctgctccacatgtggcacccgtcgtgttgcttatgtgattacaaatccggtaaatagtctaattcggtaggtcacattcatgaaagggaaggggattgtagttacgacgtaaggaacatatccgatatcatttgtgaaacggttattccataacggtcaaccaactcgtgatggcgtccgtaaaatttacgaagggatgatttcaacttcactatttggaactcttggtttaatagcttccttgtgagcagtaaccctctatcaagaaaatcatgataggaaatgcaagcacgggaatatcgtatcaattgggagatatataccccgtatgcattGACTGTGTTACATTTATGCCTAGATTCTCGTGAACACTTTCAATTCTATTGGGAATTTGTACATAATCATTATTGGTCACATTACCTGTTTGTGACACAAACTGTGTGTTATCAACAGTTGACTGGAGGTCTATTGCTCGTCTTGGTTGCCATGGTATCATGTCCGGAATGTGGACGGAGTTGTCCTGATTGCTAGAAAATGTTGGCATCAACATTCTTGTCGTTGATACTGTTGCAGTTGTTGGTATGGCAGCGCCGTCATGTCCAGATGTATAGATAGCCTCAGGCCTTGTAACCGTCATAGATGATTGTACTGACGCCCGTGACGAAACTCCCTTCGACACCACCGGGGTCCTTCTTACTCCAGCTCTCGCTGATGCTGTACGCTTCCTGGTACCTCTTCTCAACATACTGAAACTCACAAatagatttatttattcatttatttttattaaatttatttatttacttatttcaaatttattcgttttgtttgtgtgtgtaaCCAAAAGTCTTTAATCaatgacaatatatcttaaaGCTGTAACCGTTCAAACGATGTATGTATGTATCGTTTTTGTTGAATTGATAGTATGTCGTATTCTACGAAGTAATTACTTCCGCACTGGGTGAAttattcaccaaatataaagtcacaacaaaaatatcatttctttAACTTAAGTCGTattgtgattaaataatttttcttttatttcatattcggCATCACGTGGCGGCCACGCCGTTTTTAAAT
Encoded here:
- the LOC143067209 gene encoding uncharacterized protein LOC143067209 — translated: MAGPFLEKPISTLRTSPIGLVPKEKGWRLISHLSYPEGSGVNDFIDRDECSVQYASFDEVIQMVSSLGKSALIGVRDIKSAFRLLPVHPSDFELLGIYFDEKFFVNKSMAMGCSISCNLFNKFSTFLHWLVVERSGVKSLVHYLDDFLFGGPEDTPVCQMMLDTFSDICEKLGVPIASEKSVGPVTSLKFLGLVIDTVEMVVRIPQDKLLKLKSLLEPILLNKKITHKDLESVVGLMAFCSRAITSSRAFLRRFYDVIGSIKNKKPFYSIRINNDLREDAKIWLIFLEHFNGDCYLSENTWITNETLHLYTDSCGNSDLGCGAYFDGKWAQYKWPEAWSNMPIMRDITFLELVPIVLAMFIWASNFQNRKILFRIDNMALVSIINKRTAKSKRLMAFIRPLVLFTMQHNIQFKAQHIDGCKNEIADSISRFQLKRFRELAPGAESVPENNPEEFRDLILSLKQTD